The Lampris incognitus isolate fLamInc1 chromosome 7, fLamInc1.hap2, whole genome shotgun sequence genome window below encodes:
- the mab21l1 gene encoding putative nucleotidyltransferase MAB21L1: protein MIAAQAKLVYHLNKYYNEKCQSRKAAISKTIREVCKVVSDVLKEVEVQEPRFISSLSEMENRFEGLEVISPTEFEVVLYLNQMGVFNFVDDGSLPGCAVLKLSDGRKRSMSLWVEFITASGYLSARKIRSRFQTLVAQAVDKCSYRDVVKMVADTSEVKLRIRDRYVVQITPAFKCTGIWPRSAAHWPLPHIPWPGPNRVAEVKAEGFNLLSKECYSLNGKQSSAESDAWVLQFAEAENRLLLGGCRKKCLSVLKTLRDRHLELPGQPLNNYHMKTLVSYECEKHPRESDWDENCLGDRLNGILLQLISCLQCRRCPHYFLPNLDLFQGKPHSALENAAKQTWRLAREILTNPKSLEKL, encoded by the coding sequence ATGATAGCCGCGCAGGCCAAGCTGGTGTACCACCTCAACAAATACTACAACGAGAAATGCCAGTCTCGAAAAGCCGCCATCTCCAAGACCATCCGGGAGGTGTGCAAGGTGGTGTCGGATGTCCTGAAGGAGGTGGAGGTGCAGGAGCCCCGCTTCATTAGCTCTCTGAGCGAAATGGAGAACCGCTTCGAGGGACTGGAGGTCATCTCGCCGACCGAGTTCGAGGTGGTGCTCTACCTGAACCAGATGGGAGTATTCAACTTTGTGGACGACGGATCCCTGCCCGGCTGCGCGGTGCTCAAGCTGAGCGACGGCCGCAAGAGGAGCATGTCCCTGTGGGTCGAGTTCATCACGGCCTCCGGGTATCTCTCGGCGCGCAAGATCCGCTCCAGATTCCAGACTTTAGTGGCGCAGGCGGTGGATAAGTGCAGCTACAGAGACGTCGTCAAAATGGTCGCTGACACGAGCGAGGTGAAGTTGCGCATCAGAGACAGATACGTGGTGCAAATCACGCCGGCGTTCAAGTGCACTGGGATATGGCCGCGGAGTGCCGCTCACTGGCCTCTCCCCCACATCCCCTGGCCGGGACCTAATAGGGTGGCCGAAGTCAAAGCGGAGGGTTTCAACCTTCTATCGAAAGAGTGCTACTCGCTGAACGGCAAACAGAGCTCGGCCGAGAGCGACGCCTGGGTCTTGCAGTTCGCCGAGGCCGAGAACCGGCTCCTTTTAGGGGGCTGCAGGAAGAAATGCCTGTCCGTGCTGAAGACCTTACGCGACCGTCACCTTGAACTGCCCGGGCAGCCGCTGAACAACTACCACATGAAGACTCTGGTTTCGTACGAGTGCGAGAAGCATCCGCGGGAGTCCGACTGGGACGAGAACTGCCTCGGCGATCGTTTGAACGGGATTCTATTGCAGCTCATTTCGTGTTTGCAGTGCAGGAGGTGCCCGCACTATTTTCTGCCCAACTTAGACCTGTTTCAAGGGAAACCTCACTCGGCTCTCGAGAACGCAGCCAAACAGActtggcgactggcgagagagaTACTGACCAACCCCAAAAGCTTGGAGAAACTCTGA